One segment of Balaenoptera ricei isolate mBalRic1 chromosome 8, mBalRic1.hap2, whole genome shotgun sequence DNA contains the following:
- the ATM gene encoding serine-protein kinase ATM isoform X3, which yields MSLALNDLLICCRQLEHDRATERRKEVEKFKRLIQDPETVQHLDQHSDSKQGKYLNWDAVFRVLQKYIQKETECLRTAKPNVSTSTQATRQKKMQEISSLVKYFIKCANKKGWRVDEN from the exons ATGAGTCTAGCACTTAATGATCTGCTTATTTGCTGCCGTCAACTAGAACATGATAGAGCTACAGAACGAAGG aaagaGGTTGAGAAATTTAAGCGCCTGATTCAGGATCCTGAAACCGTTCAACATTTAGATCAGCATTCAGATTCCAAACAAGGGAAATATTTGAATTGGGATGCTGTTTTTAG AGTTTTACAGAAATATATTCAGAAAGAAACGGAATGTCTGAGAACAGCAAAACCAAATGTATCAACCTCAACACAAGCCACCAGGCagaaaaagatgcaagaaatcagTAGCTTAGTCAAATACTTCATCAAATGTGCAAATAAAA agggttGGAGGGTTGATGAGAATTGA